One part of the Mytilus trossulus isolate FHL-02 chromosome 11, PNRI_Mtr1.1.1.hap1, whole genome shotgun sequence genome encodes these proteins:
- the LOC134691357 gene encoding uncharacterized protein LOC134691357: MHQKCVMVDQMYQICVRFQPTIAHIKETEEITTNTTEISRTSKEPETNTEAGSTSTEILSTSNIPSVINTLQAELVTYIKCSESRSNDDDANEADIIINNETTDGSIMAAKHVTTSGIAEITITNNGTLETETTTE; encoded by the coding sequence ATGCACCAGAAATGTGTCATGGTAGACCAAATGTATCAGATTTGTGTCCGTTTCCAGCCGACAATTGCGCATATAAAGGAAACAGAAGAAATCACCACTAATACTACAGAAATTTCTAGAACTAGTAAAGAACCGGAAACTAACACAGAAGCGGGTAGTACAAGTACAGAAATACTCAGTACCAGTAACATTCCTAGTGTTATCAATACATTACAAGCCGAACTAGTGACTTACATTAAATGCAGTGAATCTAGGAGCAACGATGACGACGCGAATGAGGCCGACATCATTATAAACAATGAAACGACTGACGGCTCCATCATGGCTGCAAAACATGTAACAACGTCTGGGATCGCTGAGATCACCATTACTAATAATGGTACACTTGAAACAGAAACGACTACTGAATAG